Proteins co-encoded in one Ictalurus punctatus breed USDA103 chromosome 18, Coco_2.0, whole genome shotgun sequence genomic window:
- the znf532 gene encoding zinc finger protein 532 isoform X1 has product MESGIFFSGESKQEWKEGRKEGGKEGGRCLVVAEGERVVCLRGRKEGKKDERRLFCSKNGRKRGVLVHFHKTMGDMKTPDFDDLLAAFDIPDMVDPKAAIESGHDDNEAQLKQSVHHDEDSHIPSTQDVGVSVIVKNVRNLDANDHSLSDKDIHSSVGNGMHNGFMAMSPNNRFSKDGDKLQKGGNHDTEVAGSRYNQFSPISSADEFDDDDKIEVDDPLDRQNNLPCFRPNPLTGLSSKREELPSKLSGNGPTKMGTNGNYNHSKTENTNTNGSLGKSNTSNPPKLRKTEDQLKEVLNGQDGKEAREPVLGLSMTNLSQAKAKSSAKLSSCIAAIAALSAKKSSTDLTAAEPTVNSQDSPKEAKESPKVTEKFLEQESALELAKKMLSKQPESPCSVTSENSSKGSPSSPAGSTPVIPKVRIKTIKTSSGQIKRTVTRVLPEFDPEGLKKGIDSGSIVVSSFLSSPTSNSILPSPTRTSLPTTVVATSGGSTIEVTKQMTIKPVATAFLPVSAVKTAGSQVINLKLANNTTVKATVIPAASVQSASSAILKAANAIQQNTVVVPASSLTNTKLVPKTVHLTNLNLLPQAGSASELHQVLSKPQQPIKQAMMASQPPKKVSRVQVLASSQSSVVEAFNKVLSSINPVPVYVPNLCPPSSACISLPSRGYKCLECGDSFALEKSLTQHYDRRSVRIEVTCNHCSKNLVFYNKCSLLSHARGHKDKGVVMQCSHLILKPIPADQMILTPSVTSSAPISTTGHGSSAGNQGKSETTVISAPSSAPVVAAMPLDEDASRVCRSNLKCLECNEVFQDGSSLAMHYQQAAESSGQKTCTICQMLLPNQCSFASHQRIHQHKSPYICPECGAICRSVHFQSHVTKNCLHYTRRVGYRCVHCSVIFADVAALKSHTQGSHCEIFYKCPICPMAFKSAPGTHSHAYTQHPGVKIGEPKLIYKCSMCDTVFTQQILLYTHFDQHLSSQKVSVFKCPDCSMHYAQKQLMLDHIKSTHGTLKTIDGPPNLGINLPLSSKPINSLTPNSNSKDLAPLNNLDKGEKKPASPVKKSGNGTDILKKKPVSSSVSSSCPGWTCKECDRLFTQREVFIAHMKREHGKQLKKHPCRQCDKSFSSSHSLCRHNRIKHKGVRKVYSCPYCPDSTRTFSKRLLLEKHIQLMHGIKEAERKSVVESSSTEESTVKDQVRSPKRKLNSDGEDAEEEEEEEDEEERCEGIPRRERTGSSCPQPMKKLKVSVLKTHRCAVCSFSTTELALFQKHLPSHKTDGSSHQCSECGLCYTSRHSLARHLFIVHKMKEPPSAEQQENAPNVPDTQCRVCGKTFDAEPALNTHMRTHGMAFIKSKRLSAAEK; this is encoded by the exons ATGGAAAGTGGGATTTTTTTCAGTGGAGAAAGCAAGCaagaatggaaggaaggaaggaaggaaggagggaaggagggagggaggtgtTTGGTGGTGGCAGAGGGTGAGAGAGTGGTGTGTTTGagggggaggaaggaaggaaagaaggatgaAAGGAGGTTGTTTTGCAGTAAAAATGGTCGGAAGCGAGG gGTTTTAGTTCATTTTCATAAGACCATGGGTGACATGAAAACCCCGGACTTTGATGATCTACTTGCGGCATTTGACATTCCTGATATGGTCGACCCCAAGGCCGCGATCGAATCCGGCCATGATGACAACGAGGCGCAGCTCAAACAGAGCGTCCACCACGATGAGGACTCCCACATTCCCTCAACACAAGATGTCGGAGTGAGCGTTATTGTCAAGAATGTTCGAAACCTTGATGCCAACGATCACTCACTTTCAGACAAAGATATCCATTCCTCAGTTGGTAACGGAATGCACAACGGGTTCATGGCCATGTCGCCCAACAACAGGTTCAGCAAAGATGGTGACAAGCTTCAAAAAGGTGGAAATCATGATACAGAAGTGGCTGGCTCCAGGTATAACCAGTTTAGTCCCATTTCCAGTGCTGACGagtttgatgatgatgacaagaTTGAAGTAGATGACCCTTTGGACAGGCAAAACAATTTACCTTGTTTCAGACCAAATCCTCTTACAGGTCTTAGCTCTAAGCGAGAGGAGCTTCCTTCTAAACTTTCAGGTAATGGTCCAACTAAAATGGGAACTAATGGCAATTACAACCATTCAAAAACTGAAAACACTAATACCAATGGTAGTTTAGGAAAATCAAACACCTCTAATCCTCCAAAACTAAGAAAAACAGAGGACCAACTCAAAGAGGTACTCAATGGCCAAGATGGAAAAGAAGCAAGGGAACCAGTTCTTGGGTTGAGTATGACCAACCTGTCTCAAGCCAAGGCTAAATCATCGGCCAAGCTCTCATCTTGCATTGCTGCTATAGCCGCTCTTAGTGCAAAAAAGTCCAGCACGGACTTGACAGCTGCTGAACCAACTGTAAATAGCCAGGACTCTCCAAAAGAGGCTAAGGAGAGTCCAAAAGTGACAGAAAAGTTCCTAGAGCAAGAGTCAGCCCTGGAGCTTGCCAAGAAAATGCTTTCCAAGCAGCCCGAGAGTCCTTGTAGTGTTACCAGCGAGAACAGCAGCAAAGGGTCTCCATCATCCCCTGCGGGATCCACCCCTGTCATTCCTAAAGTGCGCATTAAAACCATCAAGACGTCTTCAGGCCAGATCAAGAGGACTGTCACCAGGGTGCTGCCGGAGTTTGACCCTGAAGGTCTGAAGAAGGGTATCGACTCGGGATCCATTGTAGTATCTTCCTTCTTGTCTTCCCCCACATCAAACTCTATTTTGCCATCTCCTACCCGAACATCACTTCCTACCACAGTGGTGGCGACTTCTGGAGGTTCAACCATTGAAGTCACGAAGCAAATGACCATCAAGCCTGTCGCTACTGCCTTTCTACCGGTGTCTGCAGTAAAAACTGCTGGTTCCCAGGTAATCAACTTAAAATTGGCCAACAATACAACAGTAAAAGCCACGGTCATACCTGCTGCGTCCGTTCAAAGTGCCAGCAGTGCCATCCTTAAAGCTGCCAATGCTATTCAGCAAAATACCGTTGTGGTACCTGCTTCCAGTCTCACCAACACCAAACTTGTGCCAAAGACTGTCCATCTTACCAACCTGAACCTCCTTCCCCAAGCTGGATCAGCCTCCGAGCTCCACCAGGTCCTGTCTAAACCCCAGCAACCCATCAAACAAGCCATGATGGCCAGCCAACCTCCTAAGAAAGTGTCTCGTGTGCAAGTGCTGGCCAGTTCCCAGAGTTCAGTTGTCGAGGCCTTCAACAAGGTCTTGAGCAGCATCAACCCTGTGCCAGTGTATGTTCCCAACCTTTGCCCTCCTTCCTCTGCATGTATTTCGCTACCATCCCGTGGCTATAAATGCCTCGAGTGCGGTGACTCCTTTGCTCTAGAGAAAAGTCTAACTCAACATTATGACAGAAGAAGTGTTCGTATCGAAGTCACATGCAACCACTGCTCCAAGAACTTGGTCTTTTACAACAAGTGCAGTCTCCTATCCCATGCCAGAGGACACAAAGATAAAGGCGTGGTCATGCAGTGTTCCCACCTTATCTTAAAGCCTATCCCTGCTGATCAGATGATCCTGACCCCGTCAGTGACCTCTAGTGCTCCCATTTCAACTACAGGTCACGGCTCTTCTGCAGGAAATCAGGGTAAAAGTGAAACAACAGTGATCTCGGCACCTTCTTCGGCTCCTGTAGTGGCTGCCATGCCCCTAGATGAAGATGCTTCCCGGGTGTGTCGATCAAATCTCAAGTGCTTGGAGTGTAATGAGGTGTTTCAGGACGGGTCGTCTCTGGCTATGCACTATCAACAGGCTGCTGAGTCGAGTGGACAA AAAACCTGCaccatctgccaaatgctgctGCCAAACCAGTGCAGCTTTGCCTCTCATCAGCGAATCCATCAGCACAAGTCTCCGTACATCTGCCCAGAGTGCGGCGCCATCTGTCGCTCCGTCCATTTCCAATCCCATGTCACCAAGAACTGCCTGCACTACACTCGCCGAGTGGGCTACCG ATGTGTCCACTGTAGCGTGATCTTTGCTGACGTCGCTGCTCTCAAGTCACATACCCAGGGCTCCCACTGTGAGATCTTCTACAAATGCCCTATCTGCCCGATGGCCTTCAAATCTGCTCCAGGCACTCACTCCCACGCCTACACTCAGCACCCGGGTGTGAAGATTGGAGAGCCGAA GTTGATCTACAAATGCTCCATGTGTGATACAGTCTTCACCCAGCAGATTCTGCTCTACACACACTTTGACCAGCACCTTTCCAGTCAGAAAGTGTCTGTCTTCAAATGTCCGGACTGCTCCATGCACTATGCCCAAAAGCAGCTCATGCTGGATCACATCAAG TCGACACATGGGACGCTTAAGACCATCGACGGTCCTCCGAACCTCGGCATTAACCTACCGCTCAGCAGCAAGCCCATCAACTCCCTGACCCCGAACTCCAACAGCAAAGACTTGGCTCCCCTAAACAACCTGGACAAAGGGGAGAAAAAGCCCGCGTCTCCTGTGAAGAAAAGCGGTAACGGGACTGACATCCTCAAAAAAAAGCCCGTCTCGTCATCCGTGTCGTCCTCATGTCCTGGCTGGACGTGCAAGGAGTGCGACCGTCTCTTCACACAGAGAGAAGTCTTCATCGCTCATATGAAGAGAGAGCATGGGAAG CAACTGAAGAAGCATCCATGCCGTCAGTGTGACAAGTCGTTTAGCTCATCGCACAGTCTCTGCAGACATAATCGAATCAAACATAAAGGCGTTCGGAAAGTTTACTCCTGTCC TTACTGTCCTGACTCCACACGCACTTTCAGCAAGAGACTGCTGTTGGAGAAACACATCCAGCTGATGCACGGCATTAAGGAAGCAGAGAGAAAGTCAGTGGTGGAGTCCAGCAGCACGGAGGAGTCCACTGttaaagaccag GTACGCAGTCCCAAACGAAAGCTCAACTCTGACGGCGAGGACGccgaagaagaggaagaggaggaagatgaggaagagCGATGCGAGGGGATTCCCCGCCGGGAGCGTACAGGCTCCTCATGCCCTCAGCCCATGAAGAAGCTCAAGGTGAGCGTGTTAAAGACTCACAGGTGCGCCGTGTGCAGCTTCTCCACCACCGAGCTCGCGCTTTTCCAGAAGCATCTCCCGTCACACAAGACGGACGGCTCGTCGCACCAGTGCTCCGAGTGCGGTCTGTGCTACACGTCTCGCCACTCGCTCGCGCGACACCTCTTCATCGTGCACAAGATGAAGGAGCCTCCGAGCGCCGAGCAGCAGGAGAACGCTCCGAACGTGCCGGACACACAGTGCAGGGTGTGCGGCAAGACGTTCGACGCCGAGCCGGCTTTAAACACGCATATGCGCACGCACGGCATGGCCTTCATCAAATCCAAGAGACTGAGCGCAGCTGAGAAGtga
- the znf532 gene encoding zinc finger protein 532 isoform X2: MGDMKTPDFDDLLAAFDIPDMVDPKAAIESGHDDNEAQLKQSVHHDEDSHIPSTQDVGVSVIVKNVRNLDANDHSLSDKDIHSSVGNGMHNGFMAMSPNNRFSKDGDKLQKGGNHDTEVAGSRYNQFSPISSADEFDDDDKIEVDDPLDRQNNLPCFRPNPLTGLSSKREELPSKLSGNGPTKMGTNGNYNHSKTENTNTNGSLGKSNTSNPPKLRKTEDQLKEVLNGQDGKEAREPVLGLSMTNLSQAKAKSSAKLSSCIAAIAALSAKKSSTDLTAAEPTVNSQDSPKEAKESPKVTEKFLEQESALELAKKMLSKQPESPCSVTSENSSKGSPSSPAGSTPVIPKVRIKTIKTSSGQIKRTVTRVLPEFDPEGLKKGIDSGSIVVSSFLSSPTSNSILPSPTRTSLPTTVVATSGGSTIEVTKQMTIKPVATAFLPVSAVKTAGSQVINLKLANNTTVKATVIPAASVQSASSAILKAANAIQQNTVVVPASSLTNTKLVPKTVHLTNLNLLPQAGSASELHQVLSKPQQPIKQAMMASQPPKKVSRVQVLASSQSSVVEAFNKVLSSINPVPVYVPNLCPPSSACISLPSRGYKCLECGDSFALEKSLTQHYDRRSVRIEVTCNHCSKNLVFYNKCSLLSHARGHKDKGVVMQCSHLILKPIPADQMILTPSVTSSAPISTTGHGSSAGNQGKSETTVISAPSSAPVVAAMPLDEDASRVCRSNLKCLECNEVFQDGSSLAMHYQQAAESSGQKTCTICQMLLPNQCSFASHQRIHQHKSPYICPECGAICRSVHFQSHVTKNCLHYTRRVGYRCVHCSVIFADVAALKSHTQGSHCEIFYKCPICPMAFKSAPGTHSHAYTQHPGVKIGEPKLIYKCSMCDTVFTQQILLYTHFDQHLSSQKVSVFKCPDCSMHYAQKQLMLDHIKSTHGTLKTIDGPPNLGINLPLSSKPINSLTPNSNSKDLAPLNNLDKGEKKPASPVKKSGNGTDILKKKPVSSSVSSSCPGWTCKECDRLFTQREVFIAHMKREHGKQLKKHPCRQCDKSFSSSHSLCRHNRIKHKGVRKVYSCPYCPDSTRTFSKRLLLEKHIQLMHGIKEAERKSVVESSSTEESTVKDQVRSPKRKLNSDGEDAEEEEEEEDEEERCEGIPRRERTGSSCPQPMKKLKVSVLKTHRCAVCSFSTTELALFQKHLPSHKTDGSSHQCSECGLCYTSRHSLARHLFIVHKMKEPPSAEQQENAPNVPDTQCRVCGKTFDAEPALNTHMRTHGMAFIKSKRLSAAEK; encoded by the exons ATGGGTGACATGAAAACCCCGGACTTTGATGATCTACTTGCGGCATTTGACATTCCTGATATGGTCGACCCCAAGGCCGCGATCGAATCCGGCCATGATGACAACGAGGCGCAGCTCAAACAGAGCGTCCACCACGATGAGGACTCCCACATTCCCTCAACACAAGATGTCGGAGTGAGCGTTATTGTCAAGAATGTTCGAAACCTTGATGCCAACGATCACTCACTTTCAGACAAAGATATCCATTCCTCAGTTGGTAACGGAATGCACAACGGGTTCATGGCCATGTCGCCCAACAACAGGTTCAGCAAAGATGGTGACAAGCTTCAAAAAGGTGGAAATCATGATACAGAAGTGGCTGGCTCCAGGTATAACCAGTTTAGTCCCATTTCCAGTGCTGACGagtttgatgatgatgacaagaTTGAAGTAGATGACCCTTTGGACAGGCAAAACAATTTACCTTGTTTCAGACCAAATCCTCTTACAGGTCTTAGCTCTAAGCGAGAGGAGCTTCCTTCTAAACTTTCAGGTAATGGTCCAACTAAAATGGGAACTAATGGCAATTACAACCATTCAAAAACTGAAAACACTAATACCAATGGTAGTTTAGGAAAATCAAACACCTCTAATCCTCCAAAACTAAGAAAAACAGAGGACCAACTCAAAGAGGTACTCAATGGCCAAGATGGAAAAGAAGCAAGGGAACCAGTTCTTGGGTTGAGTATGACCAACCTGTCTCAAGCCAAGGCTAAATCATCGGCCAAGCTCTCATCTTGCATTGCTGCTATAGCCGCTCTTAGTGCAAAAAAGTCCAGCACGGACTTGACAGCTGCTGAACCAACTGTAAATAGCCAGGACTCTCCAAAAGAGGCTAAGGAGAGTCCAAAAGTGACAGAAAAGTTCCTAGAGCAAGAGTCAGCCCTGGAGCTTGCCAAGAAAATGCTTTCCAAGCAGCCCGAGAGTCCTTGTAGTGTTACCAGCGAGAACAGCAGCAAAGGGTCTCCATCATCCCCTGCGGGATCCACCCCTGTCATTCCTAAAGTGCGCATTAAAACCATCAAGACGTCTTCAGGCCAGATCAAGAGGACTGTCACCAGGGTGCTGCCGGAGTTTGACCCTGAAGGTCTGAAGAAGGGTATCGACTCGGGATCCATTGTAGTATCTTCCTTCTTGTCTTCCCCCACATCAAACTCTATTTTGCCATCTCCTACCCGAACATCACTTCCTACCACAGTGGTGGCGACTTCTGGAGGTTCAACCATTGAAGTCACGAAGCAAATGACCATCAAGCCTGTCGCTACTGCCTTTCTACCGGTGTCTGCAGTAAAAACTGCTGGTTCCCAGGTAATCAACTTAAAATTGGCCAACAATACAACAGTAAAAGCCACGGTCATACCTGCTGCGTCCGTTCAAAGTGCCAGCAGTGCCATCCTTAAAGCTGCCAATGCTATTCAGCAAAATACCGTTGTGGTACCTGCTTCCAGTCTCACCAACACCAAACTTGTGCCAAAGACTGTCCATCTTACCAACCTGAACCTCCTTCCCCAAGCTGGATCAGCCTCCGAGCTCCACCAGGTCCTGTCTAAACCCCAGCAACCCATCAAACAAGCCATGATGGCCAGCCAACCTCCTAAGAAAGTGTCTCGTGTGCAAGTGCTGGCCAGTTCCCAGAGTTCAGTTGTCGAGGCCTTCAACAAGGTCTTGAGCAGCATCAACCCTGTGCCAGTGTATGTTCCCAACCTTTGCCCTCCTTCCTCTGCATGTATTTCGCTACCATCCCGTGGCTATAAATGCCTCGAGTGCGGTGACTCCTTTGCTCTAGAGAAAAGTCTAACTCAACATTATGACAGAAGAAGTGTTCGTATCGAAGTCACATGCAACCACTGCTCCAAGAACTTGGTCTTTTACAACAAGTGCAGTCTCCTATCCCATGCCAGAGGACACAAAGATAAAGGCGTGGTCATGCAGTGTTCCCACCTTATCTTAAAGCCTATCCCTGCTGATCAGATGATCCTGACCCCGTCAGTGACCTCTAGTGCTCCCATTTCAACTACAGGTCACGGCTCTTCTGCAGGAAATCAGGGTAAAAGTGAAACAACAGTGATCTCGGCACCTTCTTCGGCTCCTGTAGTGGCTGCCATGCCCCTAGATGAAGATGCTTCCCGGGTGTGTCGATCAAATCTCAAGTGCTTGGAGTGTAATGAGGTGTTTCAGGACGGGTCGTCTCTGGCTATGCACTATCAACAGGCTGCTGAGTCGAGTGGACAA AAAACCTGCaccatctgccaaatgctgctGCCAAACCAGTGCAGCTTTGCCTCTCATCAGCGAATCCATCAGCACAAGTCTCCGTACATCTGCCCAGAGTGCGGCGCCATCTGTCGCTCCGTCCATTTCCAATCCCATGTCACCAAGAACTGCCTGCACTACACTCGCCGAGTGGGCTACCG ATGTGTCCACTGTAGCGTGATCTTTGCTGACGTCGCTGCTCTCAAGTCACATACCCAGGGCTCCCACTGTGAGATCTTCTACAAATGCCCTATCTGCCCGATGGCCTTCAAATCTGCTCCAGGCACTCACTCCCACGCCTACACTCAGCACCCGGGTGTGAAGATTGGAGAGCCGAA GTTGATCTACAAATGCTCCATGTGTGATACAGTCTTCACCCAGCAGATTCTGCTCTACACACACTTTGACCAGCACCTTTCCAGTCAGAAAGTGTCTGTCTTCAAATGTCCGGACTGCTCCATGCACTATGCCCAAAAGCAGCTCATGCTGGATCACATCAAG TCGACACATGGGACGCTTAAGACCATCGACGGTCCTCCGAACCTCGGCATTAACCTACCGCTCAGCAGCAAGCCCATCAACTCCCTGACCCCGAACTCCAACAGCAAAGACTTGGCTCCCCTAAACAACCTGGACAAAGGGGAGAAAAAGCCCGCGTCTCCTGTGAAGAAAAGCGGTAACGGGACTGACATCCTCAAAAAAAAGCCCGTCTCGTCATCCGTGTCGTCCTCATGTCCTGGCTGGACGTGCAAGGAGTGCGACCGTCTCTTCACACAGAGAGAAGTCTTCATCGCTCATATGAAGAGAGAGCATGGGAAG CAACTGAAGAAGCATCCATGCCGTCAGTGTGACAAGTCGTTTAGCTCATCGCACAGTCTCTGCAGACATAATCGAATCAAACATAAAGGCGTTCGGAAAGTTTACTCCTGTCC TTACTGTCCTGACTCCACACGCACTTTCAGCAAGAGACTGCTGTTGGAGAAACACATCCAGCTGATGCACGGCATTAAGGAAGCAGAGAGAAAGTCAGTGGTGGAGTCCAGCAGCACGGAGGAGTCCACTGttaaagaccag GTACGCAGTCCCAAACGAAAGCTCAACTCTGACGGCGAGGACGccgaagaagaggaagaggaggaagatgaggaagagCGATGCGAGGGGATTCCCCGCCGGGAGCGTACAGGCTCCTCATGCCCTCAGCCCATGAAGAAGCTCAAGGTGAGCGTGTTAAAGACTCACAGGTGCGCCGTGTGCAGCTTCTCCACCACCGAGCTCGCGCTTTTCCAGAAGCATCTCCCGTCACACAAGACGGACGGCTCGTCGCACCAGTGCTCCGAGTGCGGTCTGTGCTACACGTCTCGCCACTCGCTCGCGCGACACCTCTTCATCGTGCACAAGATGAAGGAGCCTCCGAGCGCCGAGCAGCAGGAGAACGCTCCGAACGTGCCGGACACACAGTGCAGGGTGTGCGGCAAGACGTTCGACGCCGAGCCGGCTTTAAACACGCATATGCGCACGCACGGCATGGCCTTCATCAAATCCAAGAGACTGAGCGCAGCTGAGAAGtga